In Pikeienuella piscinae, the sequence GCAGTTTCTCGCCGGTCTAACCAATGATGGCGAGCCCTATGAGAAGATGCCGCGTTATCTGCCTTACGTGATTCTGCCGGTGGGCATGGCGCTGCTGATCTTTCGGTTTCTTCAAGCCGGCTGGCGGATCGTCACCGGCCGGAGCGACCGCGTGATCGCCAGCCATGAGGCCGAGGAACTCGTCGAGGAAACCGCGGCCAGAACCGCGGGGGGGACCTGACCGATGTTGGCGGCGATTCTTTTCGCGGCGATTATCGTCCTCCTCCTGATCGGCGTTCCCATCGGCATCGCGCTCGGATTCTGCTCGATCATTTTCCTCCTCGTCTTCTCCGACAGTTCGCTGGCTTCGATCGCCCAGACGCTGATGTCAGCCTTCGTCGGGCACTACACGCTCCTTGCGATTCCGTTCTTCATCCTGGCGTCGAGCTTCATGTCGACGGGCGGTGTCGCAGCGCGAATCATCCGGTTTTCCATCGCCTGCGTCGGCCATGTGCCGGGTGGGCTGGCGATCGCCGGGGTATTCGCCTGCATGATGTTCGCGGCGCTTTCCGGCTCTTCGCCGGCGACGGTGGTCGCTATCGGCTCAATCGTCATCGCGGCGATGAAGCAGGTCGGCTACACCAAGGAATTCGCGGCTGGGGTGATCTGCAACGCCGGGACGCTGGGCATCCTTATTCCGCCCTCGATCGTCATGGTGGTCTATGCGGCGTCGGTCGACGTCTCCGTCGGCCGGATGTTTCTCGCCGGCGTGTTTCCGGGAATTCTGGCGGGCCTGATGCTGATGACCGGCATCTATCTCTACGCGCGTGTGAAGGGGCTGGGCGCGCAGCCTTTCGCCGGGTTCCGGGAGATATTCGAGAGCGGGATGAGCGCGATGTGGGGCCTCTTGCTCATTGTCATCATTCTTGGCGGCATCTACGGCGGCGTATTCACGCCGACCGAAGCAGCGGCGGTGGCGGCGGTCTACGCCTTTCTTATCGCGAATTTCGTCTATCGCGACATGGGGCCGCTCCGCGTCGAAGGGGAACCCAACCGGACGCTTCTCGACCGGCCGCTGGCGCTTGTCACGGCGTTCTTCCACGCGGATGTCAGGCGGGCGCTGTTCGACGCCGGCAAGCTTACCATCATGCTTCTGTTCATCATCGCGAATGCGCTGATCCTCAAGCATGTTCTGACCGAGGAACAGATTCCGCAATCGATCGCGAAGGCGATGCTGGGCGCCGGGTTCGGACCGGTGATGTTCCTCGTCGTCGTCAATCTGATCCTGTTGATCGGCGGTCAGTTCATGGAACCTTCGGGGCTCATCGTCATCGTCGCGCCTCTGGTCTTTCCGATCGCGATCGAGCTCGGCGTCGACCCGATCCATCTCGGCGTCGTCATGGTGGTGAACATGGAGATCGGGATGATAACGCCGCCGGTCGGTCTCAACCTCTTCGTCACTTCCGGAATTGCGGGAATGTCGATGATGGCGGTGGTCAGGGCGGCCCTGCCGTGGCTGGGTATCCTCTTTCTCTTCCTGATCATCATCACATATGTTCCGATCATCTCCACATGGTTGCCGACGGTGGCGATGGGGCCGGAACTGATCACGAAATAGCGCCGCGTCGGGCCGGGCGCCCGCGGCGTGGAAACGCGCGCGGCGCGCCGCATGTGTTTCTCTCGCGGCAGAGGGCGCCTGGCCGCGAGAGCCGCTCGTCGCAGCGCGCCGCGGGCAAGACCGTTCAGACAGTAAACGGCCCGACGCGGCGCACGCTACGGATCCGGGTGGAGAGTGAGGTCGCAGGTGATGAGGAAAGCGTCATGATGCGCTATTTTTCGATGTTTCTCGACATGGCTGCGCAGCATCCGCCGCCGGTGGCGCCGGACCCCCGCGACGAGTTTGCATTTCTGGTTGCGGCAGGGATGACGCCGGCGGCGCGTCACATCGCGTTTGAGGTTGCTTTGAATCCGGTGGAAACGAGGCGCGCAGCAAGCGCCTGAGACCGGCGGGGTCAGATCTTCTTGCTCCAGTTCGGGCCAAAAGCGTCGTCGCCTGTGAACGCGACCCAGGATTCCTGCTTGCGATAGATCGTCGAGGGAGAAAGTCCGAGCGCGCGTGCGGCTTTCGGCGCGCTTCCGAAACGCTCTATGGCGGCGACGATCACCAGGCGTTCGATGTCGTGGAAGGGGAGCCCGATGAGCGCGGTCGCCGCCCGTGCGGCTGGCGCGCTCGGTATGGGCGGGGGCGCCGGAGCGAGGCCGAGAAGCGCCGGGCAGACGCGTCCGCCGTCGCCCATCACCGCCGCCTGACGGATCGCGTTCCGCAACTAACGTACATTTCCCGGCCACCGGGCTGCTTCGAGAGCCGCCCGCGCGTCCGGTGTGAAACCCTCGAAGCGCTTGCCTTCCTCCAGTGCAAAACGCGTCAGCAACACCTCTGCGATCGTGGTGATGTCCTCCTTGCGTTCCCGGAGTGGCGGCGCGTGAACCGGAAGGACATGCAGGCGGTATAAGAGATCCTCCCGCAGCCGCCCGGCGGCGACTTCGGCCGTAGGGTCGCGATTGGTGGCGGAAATGATCCGGACGTCGACCGGGCGCGACGTATGATCGCCGACCGGAGCCACTGCGCCTGTCTCCAGAAAGCGCAGCAGCCGGGGCTGCAGACCCAATGGCAACTCGCAGATCTCGTCGAGAAAGAGCGTGCCGCCATCGGCGGCGGCGGTGGCGCCCTTGCTGTCGGCGACGGCGCCGGTGAAGGCGCCGCGGCGATGTCCGAAGAGCGCCGCTTCGATCAGCCCTGCAGGGATTGCGCCGCAGTTAATCGCGATGAACGGGCCGGTGGCGCGCGACGACGCGGCGTGGATCGCCTCTGCGCAGAGATCCTTGCCCGTTCCGCTCTCGCCGGTCAGAAATACGGCTGCGTTTGACCGGGCGACGCGCGCCAGGCGGCGTCGTAGCGCGCGCATCGGCGCCGAGCCGCCGATCAGGCGGGCCGCGCCGGCTTCCTCCGGCGCGGGGCCGAGATGCGGTTCCGGTTTCATCGGGACAGACTCTTTATGCGGATAGACATGAAGCCGACCTTTCCGGTTCACGCTTAAGGCGAGCTTAACGGGTTCGAGTTTTCGTGTTGACGAGTGCGCGCCGCGGTGGGTCCAAGCTGACGGTTTTCCATTTGGTCGCGATATTTCATGCAAAAGAGAAGGGTCCGGCCGCCCCACAGCGCCGGACCCTTCGGGAGGCTTCTCGACGGGGCGAAACACACACACCCCGGAGACAGCCTGAGGCTTACATACGCGCCTCGCTCCACACCCACACAGTCAGTCCCACAATTCGGCAGCTTCATCGCCGGGCCACACCCCGGAAGAAGCCTCAGGCCTTGCGCACGCGGCCCAGATACACGAACCCCAGCACGCCCGTGCCAAGCAGCAGCAGGGCGGGCGGCAGCGGAACCTGGCTCGGCGCCTGGAACGCGCCCTCGGCCGCGTTCGGGATGTCCCGCCCATCGAAACCGTTCGACGGCGTGAAGACCGCGTAGCGCAGATCCGCGCCATGCGTGAAGTTCAGGGCGAGATAGAGCGAGCCGGTGAACCGTTCGTTGAGGCTCAGGGTGAGCGTCTGGCGCGGCGAACGGTAGTCGATCTGGACTTTCTTGTTCAGCTTCTTGCCGTCCCATTCGTGGTCGAAGGGCGCGTTGTCGAAGAGCACCGTCCCGCCCGCCGAGTAGGAATAGCCGTATTTCTCGGGAGCGAAGAAGCTCAGCGTGATGTCCTGCGCGCCCGAGGGGAGCCCGGTGAAGACGAAGTAGTCGTCGCTCTTTGCCCCGCCGGTTCCCTCCAAGGCGACGATCCCGGCTTCGATCACCGTCGGCGCGCGGAAGTCGGCGCTGTACTCGCCCCCCTTCACATCCGCTTCGAGCAGCGTCGTCGCCTGCGCGGCCCCACCCATGAGAAGTCCGACCACACACCCCAGAACACCAACTGAACTTTTCATGATCCCGTCCCGATACAAGGTTTCGATACAGGGTGTGTTGCAAACGCCGTGCCAAAACCTGAGCGGGCATTGAAATTCGTCCATCCACCGGGGCGTGTGCCGCCTAAGGGTTTGCAATGGGACGGTAATTTTACCTGAAGGCGATCAACCTGAGCGGGCGCCACGCCGCCGTCCGGATATTGGCGATTTGCAAATCTGAGCGCTTCGCAAATGCGAAATGCGACTATGGCGCAGCCGCCGCACCATCGCCATCCGAGCGCCATAATGACGGAAAGAGCGCACGGTGCGCCGATAGCAGGCAGAATTATATTGCAAAAACAAACATATGCATCAGTTTCGGTTTGGCGGCACGTCATCTGCGCGGCGCGCGGCGCTGGAGGCCGGCCTTGTTCGCCGACGCACACCGCGCGGCGAAGCGGGAGCCAGTCGCAAGCCGGCGAACCCGGTTCGCCCTCAACCCGGAGGCGTGTCCAGCTTTCTGTTACCGGACCTCGCCCGCTTTCGCGCGGCGCAGCAACTCCACCGTTTCCGGCCACGCCCCGGCGTCAGCGACAGATTTGTCGCGGCAGAAACGGTTGCAATAGCCGACAATGACGCCGTCGATCTCGGCGAGGCTGTCCTCGGCGACGGGCTTGCCGGAATAGGGGCAGGAGTCGTTGATGGGCCGCACGCCCGCAACCGCCCGCGCCGGGAGCGGCGTTTCGCCAGGACCGAAAGCGCCGGTGACCGGCAGGTCGGCCACGTCTTCGACGATCACGTGCGGATTGGCGAGCGCCATCGCCCGCCAGCGCCGGAACGACGGAACGCGGTGCAAGGCGTCGATATATGCTTCGTCGTCTCTTCCCATCGGCAGATTGAACGACGCGAAGCGCGAGGCGACCGGCGTGAAGAACGCGTCCGCCGCCGTGAAGCGATCGCCGAAAAGGAAGGGCCCGTCGCCGCCGAAATTCTTGCGCGCCCACGACCAGAGTTCGCGGATCCGCGCGACATCGGCGAGCACCGCCTCGGACGGCTCGTATCCGGCGTAGACCGCCTTGAGATTCATCGGGCATGCCGCGCGAAGCGCCTGGAAGCCGGAATGCATTTCAGCCGCGAGCGCGCGCGCGGCGGCGCGCGCCGGGGGCGCCTTGGGCCAGTGGCCGGCCAGCGGATGACGTTCGGCCAGAGTTTCGGCGATCGCGAGGCTGTCCCAGCAGAGGAATGTCTGACCCGATTCCTCGATCTCCAGAGAGGGCGCGGTGCGTGACGGCGCGATGCGCGCCAGAAGCGCGTCCCATTCCGGGCCCGGCCAATTCGCCTGCACCGTTTCGTGCGCTATGTCGAAAGCCGCCAGCATCAGGTGGCCACGCAGCGACCAGCTCGAATAGGCGCGGTCCATGATGAAAAGCCGATAGGTCATCGCCGATCCTCCCGGCTTTCATAGTCGTCGTCGGAACCGTTTCTGGCAAACGCCGTTTTGTGCGCCACGCGATCACAGAGCACGATCATCGGGACACAACTATGTGAAAAACGAGGAATTCGAGCCGGAATTGGGAACCGAACATGCGGTTCGACCGTAATGTTCCAAATGTGATCCGGAAGCTGACGAAGGAGATGATGCGATGGCGAGGCTGGATACGCAGGCCGACGCGTCCTTCACCCGGACGGCGATGCGGGCCGAGTTGCTGGACGCCGAGACCGAGCGCGCGCTCGCGAGCGCGTGGCGCGATCAACGCTGCGCGCGATCGCTGCACAGGCTGATCGTGGCCTATATGCGGCTGGCGATCTCCATGGCCTCGAAATACCGGCGCCACGGCGCGCCGATGGCCGACCTGATCCAGGAGGCGAGCGTTGGCCTCATGAAAGCGGCGGAAAAATTCGATCCGGATCGGGGCGTTCGATTCTCGACCTACGCCAGCTGGTGGATCAAGGCGTCGATCCAGGATTACGTGATGCGCGACTGGTCGATGGTGAGGACCGGCTCGACATCGTCGCAAAAGGCGCTGTTCTTCAACTTCCGCCGCGTTCGCGCGCGACTCGAGCGGGAAAGCGGATCGGCGCTTGACGGGCGCGCCGCGCACGAGATGCGCGAGGTGATCGCGGCTGAGGTCGGCGTCCCGCTGCGCGATGTCGAGATGATGGAGGCGCGGCTGTCCAGCGCGGACTTCTCGCTCAATGCGACGCAATCGACCGATGAAGGCCGCGAGTGGATTGAGACGCTGGAGGATGCGGCGCCGCTCGGGGCCGAAACCGTGGCCCGCGCTTCAGACCTTTCCGCCGCGCGCGACTGGATCCGCGACGCGCTGGACGGGTTGACCGAACGAGAACGGATGATCATTCGCAGACGCAAACTCAGCGAGGAGCCCGACACGCTCGCGCGCCTCGGGGACGAACTCGGCCTCTCGAAGGAGCGCGTGCGTCAGCTTGAGGCGCAGGCGTTGCGTAAGATGAAATCACGTCTGGAGACCCGGCACGGCGCGGCGCCCGCGGCGCTCGCCTGTGAGATTTGAGACATACGAACCGGGCGAACATTGTTCCCCTCTTGCGCTCCGTTTATAGAGCCGGGCGACAAGGACGAGGACACGATGCGCTATACCTCCACCAGGGGCGGCGGCGCGCCGCTGCATTTCGAAGACGCGATGCTCGCCGGGCTGGCTCGCGACGGGGGACTTTTTGTGCCCGAAAGCTGGCCGCGAATGAACGCGGACGAGATCGCAGGGCTGGCCGGGCTCGCCTACGAGGAGATCGCTTTCCGCGTCATGCGCCCCTTCATTGGCGGCGCTTTCGCCGACGATGCGTTTCGCGTGCTGATCGAACGCGCCTACGCCGGGTTTGATCATCGTCTGCGCGCGCCGCTTCTTCAGGTCGGCGAGGAGACCTGGGCCCTGGAGCTGCATCATGGTCCGACGCTCGCCTTCAAGGACGTGGCGATGCAGTTGATCGGGCAGATGTTCGAAGCGGCTCTGACGCGGCGCGGCGCGCGCGTCACCATCGTCGGCGCCACTTCGGGCGACACCGGGTCGGCGGCGATCGAGGCGTTTCGGGGCATGGAGGCCGCAGATATCTTCATCCTCTATCCGCATGGGCGGGTCTCGGAGGTCCAGCGTCGGCAGATGACGACGCCGGCGGAAGCGAACGTTCACGCCATCGCGGTCGAGGGTGATTTCGACGATTGCCAGGCCGCCGTGAAGGCGATGTTCAACGATCACGCGTTCCGCGACAAGATGCGTCTCGCAGCGGTCAATTCGATCAACTGGGCGCGGGTGCTGGCGCAGTCGGTGTATTACTTCACCGCCGCCGTCGCGCTCGGCGCGCCCTCCCGGCCGATCAGCTTCGCCGTCCCGACCGGCAATTTTGGCGACATATATGCGGGATATGTCGCGAAACGCATGGGGCTGCCGATCGACCGACTGATCATCGCGACCAATCGCAACGACATCCTGCATCGGACGGTGCAGACCGGCGCGCATGAAAAGCGCGGGGTCGCGCCGACCACCTCGCCTTCGATGGACATCCAGGTCTCCTCGAATTTCGAGCGGCTGCTCTTCGATCTGCATGACCGGGAGGGGGAGGCCGTCGCGCGGCTGATGCGTGATCTCACCGGGAACCAGGGCGGCTTCACGCTGTCCCAAGGCGCGCTGGACCGGCTTCGGGCGGAGTTCGATTCGGCGCGTTTCGACGAGGATGAAGTCGCCGCCCTCATCGGCCGCTTCGCCGCCGAGACGGGTCATCTCTTCTGTCCGCACTCGGCCATCGGCCTCGGGGCCGCGATCGCTCACTCCGGGCCGACCGTCGGTCTCGCCACCGCGCACGCCGCGAAGTTTCCCGACGCGGTCGAGGCTGCGACCGGTCGCCGCCCGGCCCTGCCGGAGCATATGGCGGACCTTTACGAACGCGAGGAACGGATTACGGTTGCGCCTGCCGATACCGATTTCCTGAAACGACTGATCGTCGAGAAAGCCCGCGCATGACAATCCGTCTTTCTACGCTTCCCAACGGGCTCCGTGTCATAACAGAGTCCATGCCCGGTCTCGGATCCGCCGCCATCGGCGTCTGGATCGCGGCGGGATCGCGTCATGAGGAGGAGGCGGAAAACGGCGTCGCGCATTTCCTCGAACACATGGCCTTCAAGGGCACCGGCAAACGGTCCGCCCTCGCCATCGCCGAGGCGATCGAGGATGTGGGAGGTCATCTCAACGCCTATACCAGCCGCGAGGCGACCGCCTATTACGCGCGCGTGCTCAAGGAGGACGCGCCGCTCGCGTTCGATCTGATCGGCGACATTCTGACCAACGCCGTCTTCGCGCCCGACGAGATTGAGCTGGAGCGCGGCGTGATCCTGCAGGAGATCGGCCAGGCGCTCGATACGCCCGATGACGTGATCTTCGACTGGCTGCAGGAGACGGCCTATCCCGGCCAGCCGCTTGGCCGGCCGATCCTGGGGCCGGCGGAGCGCGTGCGTGGCTTCAGCGAGGACGACCTGCGTCGTTTCACCGCCCGCCATTACGCCCCGGGGAGCATGATCCTATCCGCCGCCGGCGCTGTCGATCACGACGCGCTGCTGAAGGAGGCGGAGCGTCAGTTCGGCCATCTCAAACCCGTTCCCGTTCCCGTTCGCGACGCCGCCGCCTATCGAGGCGGCGAGAGGCGCAAGGTGAAGAAACTCGAACAAGCGCACTTGGCGATGGCGTTCGAGGCGCCGTCATGGCGCGATGACGGCTACCACGCGATGCAACTGATGAGTGTCGCGCTCGGCGGCGGCATGTCTTCGCGGCTGTTTCAGGAGGCGCGGGAGAAGCGTGGGCTCTGCTACACAATCTTCGCGCAGGCCGGGGCCTATCAGGACAGCGGTCTGCTGACGATCTACGCCGGCACCGGCGGCGGAGAGGCGAAGGCGCTGGCCGAACTCACCATCGACGTGATCAAGGAGGCCGCTGACACGCTACGCCAGGATGAGCTTGACCGCGCCCGCGCGCAGATGCGCGCCGGCATCGTGATGGGGCTGGAGAGCCCCTCTGCGCGGGCCGAGCGGCTGGCGCGCTCGCTCATGATCTGGGGCGAAGCGCCGGACCTCGAAAAGACCATGGCGAAGATCGATGCGGTGACCGTCGCCGATATCCGCGCCGCGGCCGCGCGGCTCGCGAATCCGACATTGGCCTGGTACGGGCCGGTGAAGACGGCGCCGGGTCTGGATGCGCTCACCGCGCGGCTCGCGGCCTGATCCGGCGATCCGGTGTTCGGCGTCAGGCGCGAGACCCGGCTGCCGACCGAAAGGCTGATCCTGCGCCCGCCCCGGCTCTCGGATTTTCCCGCCTGGGCGCGGGCGCGGCGTGATAGCCGCGAGCATCTGAAACCCTGGGAGCCGACCTGGGCGCCCGATCATCTGACGCGCGCCGCCTTTCGCCAGCGCGTTCACTGGGCGCGGAAAGCGATGCGGCTCGGCCGGGCTTGGCCGTTCATGATCTTCACGAAGGAGGATGGCGCGCTCGTCGGCGCGGTGACGCTTGACCATGTGCGCCGCGGCCCGGCGGAGGCGGCGACGCTCGGCTACTGGACCGCGCTCGCCCATGCGCGGCGCGGCTACATGCGCGAGGCGCTGAGCGAAGTGCGCCGCTTCGCCTTCGACGACCTGCGTCTCAGCCGGCTGGAGGCGGGCTGCCTGCCGGAAAACGCGGCCTCGCGCGCGCTGCTGGAGACTGTCGGCTTCAAATACGAGGGGGTGGCGCAGGCCTATCTGCAGATCGACGGGCGGTGGCGCGATCATGTTCTCTACGCGGCGCTCCGTGGCGACCGGCGGGGCAGGGTCGCGGACGCGGCGGAGATGAGAGACACCTGAGTATCGGCCCCGAGGCGCCCTCAGGCTGAGCCGCCCGAGGCCGAAAGCAGCGCCGGATCGATCCCGAGCTTGGTCAGCGCCGAGCGCCATTTCGCGCCGTCATTGTGGCCGAAGACGATTTCTTCGTCCGCGTCGCAGGTCAGCCAGCCGTTCCGCCGCAATTCGCCTTCGAGCTGGCCGCCGCCCCAACCGGCGTAGCCGAGCGCGATCATCGAGAGTCGCGGACCGTCGCCCGCGGCGATCGCCTTCAACACGTCGATGGTCGCGGTCATCGAGATCTCGTCATCGACCTCCAGCGTCGCTTCGGGCAGACCCCAGTCTGCGGAATGCAGGACGAAACCGCGCCCTGTCTCGACCGGGCCGCCATAGTGGACATGCTCGCCGCTGGTTTCTTGGGCGCATTCGATCTCCAACTGCCGGAAGAGATCCTCGCGGCTGACATTGCCCACCCGGCGATTGACGACGATGCCGAGCGCGCCGTCCTCGGAATGGGCGCATAGATAGACCACGGTCTTTTCGAATCTGGGATCGCCCATCGCCGGCATCGCGATCAGCAGCTTGCCGCTCAGACCGGGCTCTCCCGCGTCCGCATCCTCAGCTTCGTCATCCATTGCGACCGCCTCGCGCTTTTCATCATCGCTCGACATACCCATAAGGTGCGGCCTCGGCGGGGCGCGATCAAGTCCTCCGTCGCTGAGACGTGACAATCCGTAACGTGGCGAGGGGCTATGGTGCCGCATGCCCACCCGTGATTCGCCAAGGGGACTGTATGCCTGGCCGAAAGAACCGATCGAAATGCGTCTTCGGGCGTGGCCTTCAGATATGCGCCGTCGCGCTCGCGCTGCTCGCGCCGGACGGTCGGGAAGCGACCGCCGAGGGGTTCTTCGTCGACACCGGCCCGGCGAAGTCCGAGGCGCGACTCGTTTCTGGCTGGGCGGCGTCGGACGGAACCCGTATCGCCGCGCTCCGGGTCGATCTCGCCGAGGGCTGGAAAACCTATTGGCGCAATCCCGGCGAGGCTGGAATCCCGCCAACATTCGATTGGTCAGGGTCGGAGAACCTGGCCGCGGTGAAGATCGCCTGGCCGGCGCCGATCGTCTTTGACAGCTACGGGGTGCGCACCATCGGCTATGAGCACGAGATGATGCTGCCTTTACAGGTGACGCCGGACGACCCGACGCGGCCGGTGCGGCTCTCGCTCGCTCTCTTTTACGGCGTCTGCGACGATATCTGCATTCCGGCCCGGGCCGATATCGCGCTGAATATCGAACCCGGCGCCCCGGCGGAGGGGGAAGCGGAGATACGCGCCGCGCTCGAAGCGACACCCGCGCCGGCGTCCGGCGCCGGGCTGAAAGCGGCGCATTGCGCGATCGAAGGGGTCGGCGAGGCGCAGCGCCTCACCGCTCGCCTCGCTTTCGCCGCCGCCCCCGTCCATGCCCCTCTTGTCGTCGCCGAAGGACCGGAGGGCGTCTGGTTCGGGCCGCTGGAGACCCGGCTGGAAAAGGGAGAGATAGTCGCGACGGGCGAGATGCGCGCCGCGCCCGGCGAATGGATCGACCGGTCAGCGCTGCGCCTCACCCTGCTGGATCGGGCAGAGGGACCGGCGCTCACGGTGGCGGGTTGCCCTGCGAGTTGATCCCGGTTTGCGCCCACAGGCGCGCGAGCAGAGGCTGCGTTGCGCCGCGCCGCCATGCCGCCCATATTGAAGCCATAGAGCGGATGTGGGCGAGGACCGGGCGATGGTGCGTTTATTCGATTGGCTGGTCGAGTTTTGGGACCGGATTCGCGGCTTTCTGGGCTTTCACCGGCTGACGAAGAAGGGTCGCCGGGACGATCTCGCCGGGCGCGGGCTCATCCGCCGCGTCTTCTATTTCGTTCGCCCGCTCCTCATGCTCTTCGTGCTGATCTATCTCGGGACGATGATCTGGCGGTTCTCATGGGTGAGGGGGGAAGATCTCTCCTATCCGCAAACGGTGATCGGGGACGCCGCGCCGGTCTCCGCCGGGGCTGAAACAGAGCCTGAAAGCGGAACGGCGGGGGTGAAGACCTGCGCGCCGAGCCAGATCGTGCGCGTCGAGCAGGCGCTGATCGACATGCTGGTCAACCAGAACGATTGGACGCCCGCGACTCCGCAGTACAAGTTCGGCTTCTTTTTCGTTCTGCCGTGGGAAGCGACGCCGTTCTTCGACAACAAGGCGAGTTTCCAGAAGGGCGTGCTTGGCGCGGTGCGACGTTTCTCGCTCGAACTGACCGACACGCTCGGCCGGGTCCGCGGCACTTCGGGCGCCGATCCCGATCTCGAAGCGGCGCGCGGTCTCGTGCAGCTTGACGAGCGGACATGGTTGTTCAACCCGTTCGACGCGCGGCTGCCGCTTCTGGCCACGAGCGCCGCCTCTTCCTATCGAAACGCGATCCGTCAATTTGACGCGTATAATGCGCGGCTGGCGGCGTGCGATGCGCTCTTCGACGCCCGCGCCGACAATCTTTACCAACTCCTCGACCGCATCACGAAGGAGATGGGCTCCACCGTGGATCAGATATCGCAGCGCAGCCAGAGCCGGTCCTACGACGTCAAGACGCATGAATTCATCGAGGCGACCGGCAACAGCCGCGGCTGGTTCGATTTTCGCGCCGACAATTATTTCCACGAGGCGCGCGGGCGGATGTACGCCTATCACGGGCTGATGCAGGCGGCGCGGGTCGATTTCGCCGACGTGGTGAAGCAGCGCAATCTGGACGATGTCTGGGACCGGATGGAGGCGCATATCGCCGAAGCCGCCGCGCTTTCGCCGCTGATTGTCTCGAACGGGCGGGAGGACGGCATGTTCACGCCGGCGCATCTCTCGGCGATGGCGCAGAACATGCTCCGGGCGCGGGCGAACATGACCGAACTGCGGGATATCCTCGCGCGCTGAGGCTGGCCTATTCAGCCGGCAGGCGCCGCTCGCTCAGCCCCTTACGCGCCAGCCGCGTCATGCGCCGGGCGGAGCGGAGCGCTGCGGTGATGTCGTGCTGAATTGCGACCAGCGCCGGCGTCACCAGCAAGACGAGGACCACCCCGAAGGAAAGCCCGAAGACCAACGTCACCACGGTCGGCTTGAGGAACTGAGCCTGCTGGCTCTTCTCGAAAAGCAGCGGCGTCAGCCCCGCGACGGTCGTGAGCGTGGTCAGCAGAACAGCGCGCAGCCGGTCCGAGGCCGCCGCCGCCAAGGCCGGAATGATCGCCCGGCGCTTCGCGTATTCGTCCGCCGTCGTCACCAGCACGATGGAGTCGTTGACGATGATCCCGGCCATGCCGAGCATCCCGACGATGGAGAACATGGTGAGCGGAATGGCGAACCAGTGATGACCCCAGAGCGTGCCGACGATTCCGAACGGTATCGCCAGCACGATCACCAGCGGCCGGGCCCAAGAGGCGAAGATCCACGCCAGCACCAGATAGACCCCGGTGACGCAGAAAATGAAGCCGATCGTCGCTTCGGAGAGGAAATCCCGTTCCTGCTCGGCGAGGCCGGAAAGCTCCGTTTTTACGTCGAACCGGCTTTCGATATCCGGAAGGATCAGGTCACGCAGCGTCGCCTCCGCCGCCGATGCGGCGGCTGGGTCGTCCTCGGAAATGTCGCCGGAGACGCGGATCGTCGGCAGCCCGTTCTCGCGGCGCACCGCCGAGAACCCGTATCGGGTCTCGGTCGTCACCACTTCCGAGAGCGAAAGAAAACCGCCCCCCGGCGCCCGGATCAGCGCGCGATCGAGATAATCCGCCGTCAGTTCCGCTTCCGGCAGTGAAACCTCGACCGTAGCGGTGCGCCCGTCCAGCAGATATTCCGCCGCCTCGACGCCGGATAGCCGGTTGCGCAACTCGCGGCCGATGCTCTCGGTCGAGAGCCCGAGCGCCTCGCCTTTCGGGGTCAGCTTCAGCGAAAGCTCGCCCTTGTCATAGGCGAGGCTGTCTTCGAGAGCGGAGACGACGGGTATGTTCGAGAGCGCGAGCTTCAACGCCTCCGCCGCCGCCTTCAGCGTCGCGGCGTCCGCCCCGGCGAGCTTGACGTCGATGGAATCCCCGCCGGGTCCGCTCCGCCCGC encodes:
- a CDS encoding TRAP transporter large permease encodes the protein MLAAILFAAIIVLLLIGVPIGIALGFCSIIFLLVFSDSSLASIAQTLMSAFVGHYTLLAIPFFILASSFMSTGGVAARIIRFSIACVGHVPGGLAIAGVFACMMFAALSGSSPATVVAIGSIVIAAMKQVGYTKEFAAGVICNAGTLGILIPPSIVMVVYAASVDVSVGRMFLAGVFPGILAGLMLMTGIYLYARVKGLGAQPFAGFREIFESGMSAMWGLLLIVIILGGIYGGVFTPTEAAAVAAVYAFLIANFVYRDMGPLRVEGEPNRTLLDRPLALVTAFFHADVRRALFDAGKLTIMLLFIIANALILKHVLTEEQIPQSIAKAMLGAGFGPVMFLVVVNLILLIGGQFMEPSGLIVIVAPLVFPIAIELGVDPIHLGVVMVVNMEIGMITPPVGLNLFVTSGIAGMSMMAVVRAALPWLGILFLFLIIITYVPIISTWLPTVAMGPELITK
- a CDS encoding helix-turn-helix domain-containing protein; this encodes MRNAIRQAAVMGDGGRVCPALLGLAPAPPPIPSAPAARAATALIGLPFHDIERLVIVAAIERFGSAPKAARALGLSPSTIYRKQESWVAFTGDDAFGPNWSKKI
- a CDS encoding sigma 54-interacting transcriptional regulator, which codes for MKPEPHLGPAPEEAGAARLIGGSAPMRALRRRLARVARSNAAVFLTGESGTGKDLCAEAIHAASSRATGPFIAINCGAIPAGLIEAALFGHRRGAFTGAVADSKGATAAADGGTLFLDEICELPLGLQPRLLRFLETGAVAPVGDHTSRPVDVRIISATNRDPTAEVAAGRLREDLLYRLHVLPVHAPPLRERKEDITTIAEVLLTRFALEEGKRFEGFTPDARAALEAARWPGNVR
- a CDS encoding glutathione S-transferase; the protein is MTYRLFIMDRAYSSWSLRGHLMLAAFDIAHETVQANWPGPEWDALLARIAPSRTAPSLEIEESGQTFLCWDSLAIAETLAERHPLAGHWPKAPPARAAARALAAEMHSGFQALRAACPMNLKAVYAGYEPSEAVLADVARIRELWSWARKNFGGDGPFLFGDRFTAADAFFTPVASRFASFNLPMGRDDEAYIDALHRVPSFRRWRAMALANPHVIVEDVADLPVTGAFGPGETPLPARAVAGVRPINDSCPYSGKPVAEDSLAEIDGVIVGYCNRFCRDKSVADAGAWPETVELLRRAKAGEVR
- a CDS encoding RNA polymerase factor sigma-32 produces the protein MARLDTQADASFTRTAMRAELLDAETERALASAWRDQRCARSLHRLIVAYMRLAISMASKYRRHGAPMADLIQEASVGLMKAAEKFDPDRGVRFSTYASWWIKASIQDYVMRDWSMVRTGSTSSQKALFFNFRRVRARLERESGSALDGRAAHEMREVIAAEVGVPLRDVEMMEARLSSADFSLNATQSTDEGREWIETLEDAAPLGAETVARASDLSAARDWIRDALDGLTERERMIIRRRKLSEEPDTLARLGDELGLSKERVRQLEAQALRKMKSRLETRHGAAPAALACEI
- the thrC gene encoding threonine synthase; this encodes MRYTSTRGGGAPLHFEDAMLAGLARDGGLFVPESWPRMNADEIAGLAGLAYEEIAFRVMRPFIGGAFADDAFRVLIERAYAGFDHRLRAPLLQVGEETWALELHHGPTLAFKDVAMQLIGQMFEAALTRRGARVTIVGATSGDTGSAAIEAFRGMEAADIFILYPHGRVSEVQRRQMTTPAEANVHAIAVEGDFDDCQAAVKAMFNDHAFRDKMRLAAVNSINWARVLAQSVYYFTAAVALGAPSRPISFAVPTGNFGDIYAGYVAKRMGLPIDRLIIATNRNDILHRTVQTGAHEKRGVAPTTSPSMDIQVSSNFERLLFDLHDREGEAVARLMRDLTGNQGGFTLSQGALDRLRAEFDSARFDEDEVAALIGRFAAETGHLFCPHSAIGLGAAIAHSGPTVGLATAHAAKFPDAVEAATGRRPALPEHMADLYEREERITVAPADTDFLKRLIVEKARA